A genome region from Acidobacteriota bacterium includes the following:
- a CDS encoding VWA domain-containing protein, which yields MTQRIRIAWLLCAVVVAALAGLTPHTGWQPVAAQQKKEQKKDQKKGDEKQQPKKKDDEIETIRVGTQLVNVLFAAQDKQNRYINDVAQEEITVLEDGKPQQIFTFKREFDLPLTMAILVDVSGSERFMLPVLKDAGSRFINSVIRPNKDTAAIIKFEGEPTLMQGLTSNAARLRKGLEEIAFIAGPPPSVFGGATPPINGGSRQGGTSMYDAIIATSADLLAKEPGRKTIILITDGEDTTSRMKIGDAIDEALRAEVVIYAIGIGDEGVNEGVLKRICEATGGRVAVPKGNRDLDQAFTQLEQDLRQQYLLAYEPTNEAPDGAFRKIEIRLPNRKDIRIRHRKGYYAPKG from the coding sequence ATGACACAACGAATTCGCATCGCTTGGTTGCTTTGTGCCGTAGTGGTGGCGGCGCTCGCCGGGCTGACGCCGCACACCGGATGGCAACCAGTCGCGGCACAGCAGAAAAAAGAGCAGAAGAAAGACCAGAAAAAAGGCGACGAAAAACAGCAACCGAAAAAGAAAGACGACGAGATCGAGACCATCCGCGTCGGCACGCAACTGGTCAACGTGCTCTTTGCCGCACAGGACAAACAGAACCGCTACATCAACGATGTCGCCCAGGAAGAAATCACCGTGCTCGAAGACGGTAAGCCGCAGCAAATTTTCACCTTCAAACGCGAATTCGATCTGCCGCTGACGATGGCGATTCTGGTGGATGTGAGCGGCAGCGAACGATTCATGCTGCCGGTGTTGAAAGACGCCGGCTCGCGCTTTATCAATTCCGTCATCCGCCCGAACAAAGACACCGCCGCGATTATCAAATTCGAAGGCGAACCGACCCTGATGCAAGGACTGACTTCGAATGCTGCGCGTTTACGCAAAGGACTGGAAGAGATCGCCTTTATTGCAGGGCCTCCGCCCAGTGTTTTTGGTGGTGCGACGCCGCCCATCAATGGCGGTTCGCGGCAGGGCGGGACTTCGATGTATGACGCGATCATTGCGACCAGCGCCGACCTGCTGGCCAAAGAACCCGGGCGCAAGACGATCATCCTGATTACTGACGGTGAAGACACTACCAGCCGTATGAAAATCGGCGATGCGATTGACGAAGCTTTGCGCGCCGAAGTCGTCATTTATGCCATCGGCATCGGTGATGAAGGTGTCAACGAAGGCGTGCTCAAACGCATCTGCGAAGCCACCGGCGGGCGCGTCGCAGTACCCAAAGGCAATCGCGATCTGGATCAGGCCTTCACACAACTCGAACAGGATTTGCGCCAGCAATACCTGCTGGCGTATGAGCCAACCAACGAGGCGCCCGATGGCGCCTTCCGCAAAATCGAAATCCGCTTGCCGAACCGCAAGGACATTCGCATTCGCCACCGCAAAGGTTATTACGCGCCAAAAGGCTGA
- a CDS encoding VWA domain-containing protein — translation MDKHRWLSACVIVALALLVGWSAVSAQQGSASQTRPQTKPQTTKPGEKPKAGEQPNEQDQGPGTITSRTVNVRLPVAVTEGKTSRFITDLKQSDFEIFEDKAKQEIVSFQALSDLPLDVAILMDTSNSVKPKLKFEKDAAVSFLQTMLTSRKDRALFATFDSEVELQQDFTNRLDLLTQAIDKVKAQGETRMYDAIYSVCEEKMFAIQGRRRAMVIITDGEDTVSERALKDAIDIAQRSETVIFVISTKSGGFFGVEAGTVDNKEDKVLKQLAEDTGGRAFFTSKVLELEKSFSAIAKELRSQYQVSYSPTNEVFDNKFRKIEVKLPNYKDYRIRTKSGYNAVPPRQTSTETGIKQ, via the coding sequence AGACCCCAAACCAAACCGCAGACGACCAAGCCGGGTGAAAAACCTAAGGCGGGCGAACAGCCGAATGAGCAAGATCAGGGGCCAGGGACGATCACTTCGCGCACTGTCAACGTGCGCCTGCCCGTCGCCGTTACCGAAGGCAAGACCAGCCGTTTCATTACTGATTTGAAGCAGAGCGACTTCGAAATCTTTGAGGACAAGGCCAAACAGGAGATCGTCTCTTTTCAGGCGCTCAGCGATTTGCCGCTGGATGTGGCGATCCTGATGGACACCTCGAACAGCGTCAAACCGAAGCTGAAATTTGAGAAGGACGCCGCCGTCTCTTTCCTGCAAACGATGCTGACCTCGCGCAAAGACCGCGCGCTCTTTGCCACCTTCGATTCCGAAGTCGAATTGCAGCAGGATTTCACTAACCGGTTGGACTTGCTGACCCAGGCGATTGACAAGGTCAAAGCCCAAGGCGAAACGCGCATGTACGACGCGATTTACAGCGTTTGCGAAGAGAAGATGTTCGCCATCCAGGGCCGCCGCCGCGCGATGGTCATCATCACCGACGGCGAAGACACCGTCAGCGAACGTGCTTTGAAAGACGCGATTGATATTGCCCAGCGTTCTGAAACCGTCATTTTTGTGATCAGCACAAAATCCGGCGGCTTCTTCGGCGTCGAGGCGGGCACGGTGGATAACAAAGAAGACAAGGTGCTCAAGCAATTGGCCGAAGACACTGGCGGGCGGGCATTCTTCACTTCCAAAGTTCTCGAACTGGAGAAGAGCTTTTCGGCCATTGCCAAGGAATTGCGCAGCCAGTATCAGGTCAGCTACAGCCCGACGAATGAAGTCTTTGACAACAAGTTCCGCAAGATCGAAGTGAAATTACCGAATTACAAGGACTACCGCATCCGCACGAAGAGCGGCTATAACGCGGTGCCGCCGCGGCAAACCAGCACTGAAACAGGCATTAAACAGTGA